A genomic stretch from Prochlorococcus marinus str. MIT 9312 includes:
- the groL gene encoding chaperonin GroEL (60 kDa chaperone family; promotes refolding of misfolded polypeptides especially under stressful conditions; forms two stacked rings of heptamers to form a barrel-shaped 14mer; ends can be capped by GroES; misfolded proteins enter the barrel where they are refolded when GroES binds) — MAKQLSFSNESRDALEKGVNFVANAVKVTIGPKAKNVVIERKFGSPDVVRDGSTVAKEIEIENPISNLGAKLIEQVASKTKESAGDGTTTATILTQKMVQEGLKNIASGASPMELKKGMEVGLAFVLEKLSSKSISLSGSDIQKVATVSAGGDQEIGSIISKAMDIVTSDGVITVEESQSLDTELDITEGMSFDRGYSSPYFVTDQERQVCELENPKILITDQKISTLANLVPILEEIQKSGSPFLILAEDIEGEALTTLVLNKNSGVLNVASVRAPLFGERRKAALEDIAILTGAKLISEDKSMTLDQVSINDLGKAKKITITKDKTTIVAFEDTKDLVKARVEKLKREVEMTESEYDQDKINERIAKLAGGVALIKVGAATETEMKYKKLRIEDSLNATKAAIEEGVVSGGGQTLIEISDELLNLSQKSSDDLRTGINIVKEALLEPTKQIAKNAGFNGDVVVAEIKRLNKGFNANSGKYENLKESGILDPTKVIRLALQDSVSIAAMLLTTEVAIADIPEPEAAAPGGPGGDPMGGMGGMGGMGMPGMGGMGMPGMGGMGMPGMGGMGMPGMGGMGMPGMM; from the coding sequence ATGGCTAAACAGTTAAGTTTTTCTAATGAATCAAGAGATGCATTAGAAAAAGGTGTAAATTTTGTAGCTAATGCAGTAAAGGTTACTATTGGTCCGAAGGCGAAAAACGTAGTAATAGAAAGAAAATTTGGTTCTCCAGATGTAGTAAGAGATGGATCTACAGTTGCTAAAGAGATTGAGATTGAAAACCCTATTTCTAATTTAGGAGCGAAGTTAATAGAGCAAGTTGCATCCAAGACAAAAGAGAGTGCTGGTGATGGAACAACAACTGCAACCATTTTGACTCAGAAGATGGTTCAGGAAGGATTAAAAAATATTGCTTCAGGTGCTAGTCCCATGGAGTTAAAAAAAGGTATGGAGGTAGGCTTAGCTTTTGTTTTAGAAAAATTAAGTTCTAAAAGTATTTCATTAAGTGGTTCTGATATCCAAAAAGTTGCAACAGTTAGTGCGGGAGGTGATCAAGAAATTGGATCTATAATTTCAAAGGCCATGGATATTGTTACTTCGGATGGTGTAATAACTGTTGAAGAATCTCAATCATTAGATACAGAATTAGATATAACCGAAGGAATGTCTTTTGATAGAGGATATAGTTCTCCGTATTTTGTAACAGACCAAGAAAGGCAAGTTTGTGAACTTGAAAACCCAAAAATTTTAATAACTGACCAGAAGATTTCTACGTTAGCTAATTTAGTTCCAATATTAGAAGAAATTCAGAAATCAGGATCACCTTTTCTAATTCTCGCTGAAGATATAGAAGGAGAAGCATTAACAACTCTTGTCTTGAATAAGAATAGTGGAGTTTTGAATGTAGCTTCCGTGAGAGCTCCATTATTTGGTGAGAGAAGAAAAGCTGCCCTTGAAGATATTGCAATTCTTACAGGGGCTAAGTTAATTAGCGAAGATAAATCAATGACACTAGATCAAGTATCAATTAATGATTTAGGTAAAGCAAAAAAAATAACTATCACAAAGGATAAGACTACTATCGTTGCGTTCGAAGACACTAAAGATTTAGTTAAAGCGCGAGTAGAGAAATTAAAGAGAGAAGTCGAGATGACAGAATCAGAATATGATCAGGATAAAATTAATGAAAGGATCGCTAAACTTGCTGGAGGTGTGGCTCTTATAAAAGTAGGAGCTGCAACAGAAACAGAGATGAAGTACAAAAAATTGAGAATAGAAGATTCCCTTAATGCTACAAAAGCTGCTATCGAAGAAGGTGTTGTTTCTGGAGGTGGTCAAACTTTAATTGAAATATCAGATGAACTTTTAAATTTAAGTCAAAAATCATCCGATGATTTGAGAACAGGGATAAATATAGTAAAAGAAGCACTTTTAGAACCTACTAAACAAATAGCAAAAAATGCTGGTTTTAATGGCGATGTAGTTGTCGCTGAAATTAAGAGGCTTAACAAAGGCTTTAATGCTAATTCAGGAAAATATGAGAATTTAAAGGAATCAGGGATATTAGACCCAACTAAAGTAATAAGATTAGCTCTTCAAGATTCAGTATCTATTGCAGCTATGCTCCTGACAACAGAAGTTGCGATTGCTGACATTCCAGAACCTGAAGCTGCCGCCCCTGGAGGACCAGGTGGAGATCCTATGGGAGGTATGGGAGGTATGGGAGGCATGGGCATGCCAGGTATGGGAGGCATGGGCATGCCAGGTATGGGAGGCATGGGCATGCCAGGTATGGGAGGCATGGGCATGCCAGGTATGGGAGGAATGGGCATGCCAGGTATGATGTAA
- the fabG gene encoding 3-oxoacyl-[acyl-carrier-protein] reductase, giving the protein MSNTALLSGKVALITGASRGIGKEIALELSRLGAEVFINYSSSDEKAEEVINSIKNSGGKAHKLKFDVSKEDSVSSAFEEIIKINGSIDILINNAGITRDGLLMRMKSEQWDDVLNTNLKGVFLCTKYASKFMMKKRSGSIVNISSVVGIIGNPGQANYSAAKAGVIGFTKTCAKEFASRGINVNAIAPGFIETEMTEKLNTEEILKVIPLGKLGSCTQIANLVSFLVSSNAGSYITGQTISIDGGMSI; this is encoded by the coding sequence ATGTCCAATACAGCTTTATTATCTGGCAAAGTTGCTTTAATCACTGGAGCTAGCAGAGGAATTGGTAAAGAAATTGCTTTAGAATTAAGCCGCTTGGGAGCAGAAGTTTTTATTAATTACTCTTCATCCGATGAAAAAGCTGAAGAAGTCATAAATTCAATAAAAAATTCGGGAGGTAAAGCTCATAAATTAAAATTTGATGTTTCAAAAGAGGATTCTGTCAGTTCAGCTTTTGAAGAAATCATAAAAATTAATGGCTCCATTGATATCCTCATTAACAATGCTGGTATTACTAGAGATGGACTATTGATGAGAATGAAGTCGGAACAATGGGATGACGTATTAAATACAAACTTAAAAGGAGTTTTTCTTTGTACAAAATATGCTTCAAAATTTATGATGAAAAAAAGAAGTGGTAGTATCGTAAATATTTCATCTGTTGTTGGAATAATTGGTAATCCCGGTCAAGCAAATTATTCTGCAGCCAAAGCTGGAGTTATTGGATTCACAAAAACTTGCGCCAAAGAATTTGCTTCAAGAGGTATAAACGTAAATGCAATAGCTCCAGGTTTCATAGAAACAGAGATGACTGAAAAACTTAATACTGAAGAGATTCTTAAAGTTATTCCTTTAGGGAAATTAGGAAGTTGTACTCAAATTGCAAACTTAGTTTCATTCTTAGTTTCAAGTAATGCAGGAAGTTACATTACAGGACAAACAATTAGTATTGACGGAGGTATGAGTATTTAA
- the ispD gene encoding 2-C-methyl-D-erythritol 4-phosphate cytidylyltransferase, whose product MHFLIPAAGSGSRMKAGKNKLLIDLEGESLIYWTLKSVFSASSTNWVGIIGQPKDKELLLNSAKNFAHKVHWINGGDTRQESVFNGLKALPKDAEKVLIHDGARCLINPELIDQCANQLDQNEAVILATKVTDTIKIVDNEGFIKETPDRNYLWAAQTPQGFLVDRLKKAHTMAIDKNWKVTDDASLFEMLNWKVKIIEGTYSNIKITSPIDLKIAKLFVKNSTPS is encoded by the coding sequence GTGCACTTTTTAATACCAGCTGCAGGCAGTGGTAGCAGAATGAAAGCTGGGAAAAATAAATTACTTATTGATTTAGAGGGAGAGTCTTTGATTTATTGGACACTTAAATCTGTATTTTCTGCAAGCTCAACAAACTGGGTTGGAATAATAGGGCAACCAAAAGATAAAGAATTATTATTAAATTCAGCAAAGAACTTTGCCCATAAAGTTCATTGGATTAATGGTGGAGATACCCGACAAGAGTCAGTTTTTAATGGTTTAAAGGCACTGCCCAAAGATGCTGAAAAAGTTTTAATTCATGATGGTGCTCGATGTCTAATTAATCCTGAATTGATAGACCAATGCGCAAACCAATTAGATCAAAATGAAGCTGTTATTTTGGCTACTAAGGTAACTGACACAATAAAGATTGTTGATAATGAAGGTTTTATTAAAGAAACACCAGATAGAAATTACTTATGGGCAGCGCAAACTCCTCAGGGATTTTTAGTAGATAGATTAAAAAAAGCTCATACTATGGCAATTGATAAAAACTGGAAAGTCACAGATGATGCCTCACTATTCGAAATGCTTAATTGGAAAGTAAAAATCATTGAAGGAACTTATTCAAATATAAAAATTACGTCCCCTATAGATTTGAAAATAGCAAAACTTTTTGTGAAGAACTCAACTCCTAGTTAA
- a CDS encoding LD-carboxypeptidase has translation MVFRLKKGDLIDIVAPGSFIDEEENFQKGIEIIKNWGLEINENNSLSKKFGYFAGDDLTRFEELEKAQNSNLIIFAKGGWGSARLLEKEPSWQHGLMLGFSDTCSLLLSKYSQGFLGSIHGPMVTSLFREPEWSLERLRNLLFEGYVEDIRGIPLRGGKAKGDIIVSNLTIATFLIGTNHFPDFRGKIIIFEDINEDIYKIDRMLTYLKMTKTLTEIAGIGFGSFSNNSFDLEWKDLLKNCIMERLQEFDFPILFDLPIGHISGNACIPLGYEATLNGDNGILSINKPF, from the coding sequence ATGGTTTTTAGATTAAAAAAAGGTGATCTAATCGATATTGTAGCTCCAGGCTCCTTTATTGATGAAGAAGAAAATTTTCAAAAAGGCATAGAAATCATAAAAAACTGGGGCTTAGAAATTAATGAGAATAATTCTCTATCAAAAAAATTTGGTTATTTTGCAGGTGATGATCTAACTAGATTTGAAGAACTGGAAAAAGCACAAAATAGTAATCTAATCATTTTTGCAAAAGGAGGATGGGGTTCAGCAAGACTATTAGAAAAAGAACCTTCTTGGCAGCATGGTTTAATGCTTGGATTCTCAGATACATGTTCTTTATTACTATCTAAATATTCTCAAGGATTTCTTGGTTCTATTCATGGGCCCATGGTTACAAGCCTTTTCAGGGAGCCAGAGTGGAGTCTTGAGAGATTAAGAAATTTACTTTTTGAGGGATATGTTGAGGACATTAGAGGAATTCCTTTAAGAGGTGGAAAAGCGAAAGGAGATATTATAGTTTCTAACTTAACTATTGCTACTTTTTTAATTGGTACTAATCACTTCCCAGATTTCAGAGGGAAAATAATAATTTTTGAAGATATTAATGAAGATATTTATAAAATTGATCGCATGTTGACTTACCTCAAGATGACTAAAACACTTACTGAAATTGCGGGTATTGGATTCGGGAGTTTTTCTAATAATTCCTTCGACCTTGAATGGAAAGATTTACTAAAAAACTGCATTATGGAAAGACTCCAAGAGTTTGATTTTCCTATTCTTTTTGACCTCCCCATAGGCCACATATCAGGGAATGCATGCATCCCTTTAGGGTATGAAGCAACCTTAAATGGCGATAACGGCATTCTTAGTATCAATAAACCTTTTTAA
- a CDS encoding 4-hydroxybenzoate polyprenyltransferase gives MKYTIGYMQNKNREIKLSTFFELLRWNKPTGRMILLIPAGWSLYLTPDANPTLLMLLRIILGGLLVSGLGCVVNDIWDKKIDQRVFRTKNRPLAANKIGLKAAYLILFFLILCSFFLTLSLPQPGRLLSISLAFLALPIILIYPSAKRWFKYPQLILSICWGFAVLIPWAANEGNLNSIVLLFCWLATIFWTFGFDTIYALADKKYDIKIGINSSAVNLQNNTRITIQICYFLTSSFLALCGFINQMDFIFWPIWLTTSILMQRDILKVFPEEKQSIKNIGNHFKNQSIYGGVLLLGIIIAS, from the coding sequence ATGAAATATACAATAGGTTATATGCAAAATAAAAATCGAGAAATTAAATTAAGTACTTTTTTTGAATTATTAAGATGGAATAAGCCGACTGGGAGAATGATCTTACTTATTCCTGCTGGATGGAGTTTATATTTAACACCAGATGCTAATCCAACATTATTAATGTTGTTAAGAATAATCCTAGGAGGACTACTAGTAAGTGGATTAGGCTGCGTGGTTAATGATATTTGGGATAAAAAAATTGATCAAAGAGTTTTTAGGACAAAAAATAGACCTCTAGCTGCAAATAAAATCGGTCTTAAAGCGGCTTATTTAATTCTTTTCTTTTTAATTTTATGTAGTTTCTTTTTAACTTTGTCACTACCTCAACCTGGAAGGCTCCTTTCCATTTCACTTGCTTTTTTAGCTTTACCTATTATTTTAATTTATCCTTCTGCCAAAAGATGGTTTAAATATCCTCAATTAATTTTATCCATATGCTGGGGTTTTGCTGTCTTAATTCCCTGGGCAGCAAATGAAGGCAATTTGAATAGTATTGTTTTATTGTTTTGCTGGCTAGCTACTATTTTTTGGACTTTTGGCTTTGACACGATTTATGCTTTAGCAGATAAAAAATATGATATCAAAATTGGAATAAATAGTTCCGCTGTTAACCTCCAGAACAATACAAGAATAACTATTCAAATTTGTTATTTTTTAACTTCTAGTTTTCTCGCATTATGCGGATTTATTAATCAAATGGATTTTATTTTTTGGCCAATTTGGCTTACAACGTCAATCTTAATGCAGAGAGATATACTAAAGGTATTTCCTGAGGAAAAGCAATCAATAAAAAATATTGGGAATCACTTCAAAAATCAATCAATTTATGGAGGAGTCCTTTTATTAGGAATCATTATTGCCTCATAA
- a CDS encoding Ppx/GppA phosphatase family protein produces MIQKQDLRYFQEKQILVASIDIGTNSTHLLVAEINLELKSFSIKFTDKSTTRLGERNEEGNLTEESIQRALVTLKRFKEYCKSNGVKQIVTAATSAVREAPNGQDFIRRVLDETEIQIELISGSEEARLIYLGVLSGMAFEDQSYVIIDIGGGSTELILADKKDAIALTSSRVGAVRLKNDFLNKEPINVERSKFLTTFIQGSLEPSVRKIKSRSKGDKPLSMIATSGTATSLGNLISDDLGESKQKLHGYKFKRENLQNVLEKLIKMPVSEIKKIPSLSERRAEIIIPGALILNTAMGMLNFNELAISERALREGLVVDWMLRKGIIKNEFNIQSNIRKTTIVHQARKFGVDNTRAEKVIDIAFQIYDQTKNIFHNNNDSKAKELLWAASNLYNCGKYVNVGSYHKHSWYLIKNCELLGYSEAETNIIASIARYHRKTLPKKRHESWQNLISKEDKTLVLEMSLILRLAASLDQRPDNVISSVQIKLQENILTFELLPLNRNHDLLLEKWNLGLCRNVIKELKNLDLKVI; encoded by the coding sequence ATGATACAGAAACAAGATTTAAGATATTTTCAAGAAAAGCAAATTTTAGTAGCTTCTATCGATATTGGAACTAACTCTACACATCTCTTGGTAGCAGAAATTAATCTAGAATTAAAATCATTTTCAATAAAATTCACTGATAAATCAACCACTCGTCTTGGAGAAAGAAATGAAGAGGGTAATCTTACTGAAGAATCAATCCAAAGAGCATTAGTTACTCTTAAGCGATTTAAGGAATATTGTAAAAGTAATGGAGTAAAACAAATAGTAACAGCAGCAACAAGTGCAGTTAGGGAAGCTCCAAACGGTCAAGATTTTATTAGAAGAGTTCTTGATGAGACTGAGATTCAAATAGAATTGATAAGTGGTTCTGAGGAAGCCAGATTAATTTACCTTGGTGTTCTTTCTGGTATGGCTTTTGAAGACCAATCTTATGTAATCATAGATATTGGTGGAGGATCTACAGAATTAATACTTGCAGATAAAAAAGATGCAATAGCTCTTACCAGCTCGAGAGTTGGTGCGGTAAGACTTAAGAATGATTTTTTAAATAAAGAGCCTATAAATGTAGAAAGATCAAAGTTTCTAACAACTTTTATTCAAGGTTCTTTAGAACCATCCGTTCGAAAAATAAAGAGTAGATCTAAGGGAGATAAGCCTTTATCTATGATTGCAACAAGTGGCACTGCCACTTCATTAGGAAATTTGATTTCAGATGATTTAGGAGAATCTAAACAAAAGTTGCATGGTTATAAATTTAAAAGGGAAAATTTACAGAATGTATTGGAAAAATTAATTAAAATGCCAGTTTCGGAAATTAAGAAAATACCTTCATTAAGTGAGAGAAGAGCAGAAATAATTATTCCAGGCGCATTGATATTAAATACCGCAATGGGTATGTTGAACTTTAATGAATTAGCTATAAGTGAGAGGGCGCTTAGAGAGGGTTTAGTTGTTGATTGGATGCTTCGTAAAGGGATAATAAAAAACGAGTTCAATATACAAAGCAATATTAGAAAAACAACTATAGTTCATCAGGCCAGAAAGTTTGGAGTAGATAATACAAGGGCTGAGAAAGTTATCGATATTGCTTTTCAAATCTATGATCAGACTAAAAATATCTTTCATAACAATAATGACTCTAAAGCTAAAGAACTTCTTTGGGCAGCTTCTAATCTTTATAATTGCGGGAAATACGTAAATGTTGGTTCATATCACAAACACTCTTGGTACTTAATAAAAAATTGTGAGTTGTTGGGATATTCTGAAGCAGAAACAAATATTATTGCTTCGATAGCTAGATACCATAGAAAGACTCTACCCAAGAAAAGACATGAGTCTTGGCAAAATTTAATATCCAAAGAAGATAAAACATTAGTTCTTGAAATGTCATTAATATTAAGACTAGCAGCATCTCTTGATCAAAGACCTGATAATGTAATTTCTTCAGTTCAAATAAAATTGCAGGAAAATATTCTTACATTTGAACTTTTACCTTTAAATAGAAACCATGATCTTCTACTTGAAAAATGGAACTTAGGATTATGCCGTAATGTAATAAAAGAACTAAAGAATTTGGATTTAAAAGTTATTTAG
- a CDS encoding helix-turn-helix domain-containing protein → MKEIKSNSEDNTKKEQFSLKRIGNFIKEARLSRDQSVEELASDLKIGSHQLKAIEEGNEEKLPEKVFVKAMVRRISQKLNLDTEFIMNEFKTERQEIKIQEIVEEVAKKTNKTRQSKGLSPVGFLISILISGFLGLVASSLIFNLFSESFQNQTPKQEVIKKN, encoded by the coding sequence TTGAAAGAAATAAAATCTAATTCAGAAGACAATACCAAAAAAGAACAATTCTCTTTAAAAAGAATTGGAAATTTTATTAAAGAGGCAAGGTTAAGTAGAGATCAATCTGTTGAAGAACTGGCTTCTGATTTAAAAATTGGATCTCATCAACTTAAAGCCATTGAAGAAGGTAATGAAGAAAAGCTACCTGAAAAAGTATTTGTCAAAGCAATGGTTCGTAGAATTTCACAGAAACTGAACCTTGATACAGAATTTATAATGAATGAATTCAAGACCGAGAGGCAAGAGATAAAAATACAAGAAATAGTAGAAGAAGTGGCTAAAAAAACTAATAAAACCAGACAATCTAAGGGTCTAAGTCCTGTAGGGTTCTTGATATCTATTTTAATTTCAGGCTTTCTCGGACTAGTCGCCTCATCCTTAATTTTCAATTTATTTTCAGAGTCTTTTCAGAATCAAACTCCAAAACAAGAAGTTATTAAAAAAAACTAA
- the cobM gene encoding precorrin-4 C(11)-methyltransferase, which translates to MDKKISFIGVGPGDPDLLTLKALKKIKIADVIIWTDSLIPEKILDFSKEGSENIKTSSLNLEQITSIMIKKFQEGKTVIRLHDGDPCLFGAIREQIEILKKEKIEIEVIPGVSAFQVAAAYHEAELTIPDVTQTIILTRAGGRTGMPEKESLKDLAKHNSSLCLYLSARHVKRSQETLLEFYPSETKVIVGYRVSWDDGWTSLIELKDMEDFSIEKKLIRTTIYIISPAINNSQKRSNLYNPSYRHLFRNK; encoded by the coding sequence ATGGATAAAAAAATATCCTTTATTGGAGTTGGTCCTGGCGATCCCGATTTATTAACACTAAAAGCTTTAAAAAAGATAAAAATTGCAGATGTCATTATTTGGACTGATTCTCTAATTCCTGAAAAGATTTTAGATTTTTCTAAAGAAGGTTCTGAAAATATAAAAACGAGTTCGCTCAACTTAGAGCAAATCACCTCAATTATGATAAAAAAATTTCAGGAAGGGAAAACTGTTATAAGATTGCATGATGGAGACCCTTGTCTTTTTGGCGCGATTAGAGAACAAATAGAAATTTTAAAAAAAGAAAAAATTGAAATCGAAGTTATTCCAGGTGTAAGTGCTTTTCAAGTCGCAGCAGCATATCATGAGGCTGAGTTAACTATCCCTGACGTAACGCAAACAATAATTTTAACAAGAGCAGGAGGAAGAACTGGGATGCCCGAGAAAGAATCTCTGAAAGATCTTGCGAAACACAATTCCTCTTTATGCCTTTATCTAAGTGCTAGGCATGTAAAAAGGTCTCAAGAAACTTTACTAGAGTTTTATCCCTCAGAGACTAAAGTTATTGTTGGATACAGAGTATCTTGGGATGATGGTTGGACATCATTAATAGAATTAAAAGATATGGAAGATTTTTCTATTGAAAAAAAATTAATTAGAACAACTATTTATATAATTAGCCCAGCAATTAATAATTCTCAAAAGAGGTCTAATCTATACAATCCATCATATAGACATCTCTTTAGAAATAAATAA
- the lgt gene encoding prolipoprotein diacylglyceryl transferase — translation MLIFQAFIQSPGETFLNLGFLTIRWYGFLISVSVIIGLFVSKKLAKARNINPLYISEILPSLIIFSIIGARAYYVIFEWRQYSGENLFTSLELFNNTIQIPSFLAVWEGGIAIHGGLIGGLLSIIYFCKSKNIHLKTFIDILIPSIILGQSIGRWGNFFNNEAFGVPTNLPWKLFIPIQNRPLEFINYEFFHPTFLYESLWNFLIFILLIFVFNKQNKTDFFRPGFISCLYLISYSFGRFWIEGLRTDPLCIGGLPPFCSGGIRMAQFISIFLFSSGLIGIFFLRLRTYSCKNRKNG, via the coding sequence ATGCTTATATTTCAAGCTTTTATACAATCTCCAGGTGAAACATTTTTAAATTTAGGATTTCTTACAATTCGATGGTATGGATTTCTGATTTCAGTTTCAGTTATAATAGGCCTATTTGTCTCTAAAAAACTTGCAAAGGCAAGGAATATTAACCCACTGTACATTAGTGAAATACTTCCATCATTAATAATCTTTTCAATAATTGGAGCTAGAGCTTATTACGTAATTTTTGAGTGGAGGCAATATAGCGGAGAGAACTTATTTACTTCTTTAGAACTATTCAATAACACCATTCAAATACCTTCTTTTCTGGCAGTTTGGGAAGGAGGCATAGCAATCCATGGAGGTCTAATTGGAGGATTATTATCTATTATCTATTTTTGTAAGTCGAAAAACATTCATTTAAAAACTTTCATAGATATATTAATACCCTCGATTATTCTTGGACAATCTATAGGAAGGTGGGGGAATTTTTTCAATAATGAAGCCTTTGGGGTGCCTACAAATTTGCCTTGGAAATTATTTATACCTATCCAAAATAGGCCTTTAGAATTTATTAATTACGAATTCTTTCATCCTACTTTTCTCTATGAGTCACTGTGGAATTTTTTAATATTCATCCTTCTTATTTTTGTCTTTAATAAACAGAATAAAACAGATTTTTTTAGGCCTGGCTTTATTAGCTGTCTTTATTTAATAAGTTATAGCTTTGGGAGATTCTGGATTGAGGGTTTAAGAACTGACCCACTATGTATTGGTGGGCTTCCGCCTTTCTGTAGTGGAGGTATAAGAATGGCTCAATTTATAAGTATTTTTCTATTTTCTTCTGGATTAATTGGAATATTTTTTTTAAGATTAAGAACATATAGTTGTAAAAACAGAAAGAATGGATAA
- the petA gene encoding cytochrome f, which yields MRKTTLFIFSLLFISSILFYPKTTFAYPFWAQQNYESPREATGKIVCANCHLAQMPTIAEVPQSVGADSVFKAVVKIPYKNDLKEIGADGSEVPLQVGAVVMLPDGFKLAPQERWTEEIKEETEGVYFTNYSEEKDNIIIVGPLPGDTNKEIVFPVLSPDPSTNKEYHYGKYSLHIGGNRGRGQVYPTGDKSNNVVFTSSTSGTINSIDTIEDGSYKVNIENENGEITTEAVPVGPQLIVKAQDKINAGDPLTNDPNVGGFGQLDAEVVLQSPYRVIGLIAFFIGVGLTQILLVLKKKQVEKVQAAEGI from the coding sequence ATGAGAAAAACAACTTTATTCATCTTCAGTCTGCTATTCATTTCGAGCATTCTATTTTATCCTAAGACCACTTTTGCTTATCCATTTTGGGCTCAGCAAAACTACGAATCCCCAAGAGAAGCTACAGGAAAGATAGTCTGTGCAAATTGTCATTTAGCCCAAATGCCTACTATTGCAGAGGTTCCGCAATCTGTTGGTGCTGATAGTGTTTTTAAAGCTGTTGTCAAAATACCTTACAAAAATGACTTGAAAGAGATCGGAGCTGATGGTTCTGAAGTTCCATTACAAGTTGGAGCTGTTGTAATGCTGCCTGATGGCTTTAAACTTGCTCCACAAGAAAGGTGGACCGAAGAAATCAAAGAGGAAACGGAAGGGGTTTATTTTACTAATTACAGTGAAGAGAAAGATAATATCATCATCGTTGGTCCTTTGCCTGGCGATACCAATAAAGAAATAGTTTTTCCTGTACTTTCCCCTGATCCATCCACTAATAAAGAATATCACTATGGGAAATACTCGTTACATATCGGAGGCAATAGAGGTAGAGGTCAAGTATACCCAACTGGAGACAAAAGCAATAATGTAGTTTTCACCTCTTCCACCTCAGGAACTATTAATTCAATAGATACAATTGAAGATGGTAGCTATAAGGTCAATATAGAAAACGAGAATGGTGAAATAACTACTGAAGCAGTCCCTGTTGGTCCTCAACTTATCGTAAAAGCACAAGACAAAATCAATGCAGGTGATCCACTTACTAATGATCCCAATGTTGGCGGCTTTGGGCAATTAGATGCTGAAGTTGTACTACAAAGCCCTTACAGAGTAATTGGATTAATTGCATTCTTTATTGGTGTAGGTTTAACACAAATACTTTTAGTATTAAAGAAAAAACAAGTAGAAAAAGTGCAGGCAGCAGAGGGTATTTAA
- the petC gene encoding cytochrome b6-f complex iron-sulfur subunit produces the protein MTQLSSNDVPSMGRRQFMNLLTFGTATGVALGALYPVANYFMPLRAGGGGGGTSAKDELGNPVTKTGWLATHQAGDRSLVQGLKGDPTYLIVNEGGEIGEFGLNAICTHLGCVVPWDSGANKFICPCHGSQYDTNGKVVRGPAPLSLALAHVDIEDDAVLVKQWSETDFRTNENPWWA, from the coding sequence ATGACTCAATTAAGTTCCAATGATGTTCCTTCAATGGGTCGAAGGCAATTTATGAATCTTCTTACATTTGGTACTGCAACTGGTGTAGCTTTAGGAGCCTTGTACCCAGTAGCAAATTATTTCATGCCTTTAAGAGCAGGAGGAGGCGGTGGTGGAACTTCTGCTAAAGACGAATTAGGGAATCCAGTAACTAAAACAGGTTGGTTGGCTACCCATCAAGCAGGAGACAGAAGCCTAGTTCAGGGTCTCAAAGGAGATCCCACTTATTTAATAGTTAATGAGGGCGGGGAAATAGGAGAATTTGGTTTAAATGCAATTTGTACTCATTTAGGTTGCGTTGTCCCATGGGATAGTGGCGCCAATAAATTCATATGTCCTTGTCATGGTAGTCAGTACGATACAAATGGGAAGGTAGTCAGAGGTCCTGCTCCTTTATCTTTAGCACTGGCTCATGTAGATATTGAAGATGATGCCGTACTTGTCAAACAATGGTCAGAAACTGACTTTAGAACTAATGAAAATCCTTGGTGGGCATAA